The following coding sequences are from one Triticum dicoccoides isolate Atlit2015 ecotype Zavitan chromosome 4A, WEW_v2.0, whole genome shotgun sequence window:
- the LOC119283495 gene encoding cytochrome c oxidase subunit 2-like, with protein sequence MIGKRYERGRCFVLWVAIGLFGVPMRIPTNVLDYKFDKLPAWFPKKESSKNSVRGECDFSRPVSRMLVHALWHFNEKTNPIPQRIVHGTTIEIIRTIFPSVILLFIAIPSFALLYSMDGVLVDPTITIKAIGHQWYLSYEYSDYNSSNEQSLTFDSYTILEDDPELGQSRLLEVDNRVVVPAKTHLRMIVTPADVPHSWAVPSSGVKCDVVPGRSNLTSISVQREGVYYGQCSEIRGTNHAFTPIIVEAVTLKDYADWVSNQLILQTN encoded by the exons ATGATCGGCAAGCGCTACGAGCGGGGCCGATGTTTCGTGTTGTGGGTGGCCATCGGATTGTTCGGTGTGCCCATGCGGATCCCTACCAATGTCCTAGACTACAAGTTCGACAAACTTCCAGCTTGG TTTCCAAAAAAGGAGAGCTCTAAAAACAGCGTTCGGGGAGAATGTGATTTTTCGAGACCAGTATCACGGATGTTGGTTCACGCTTTATGGCATTTCAACGAGAAAACTAATCCAATCCCACAAAGGATTGTTCATGGAACTACTATCGAAATTATTCGGACCATATTTCCAAGTGTCATTCTTTTGTTCATTGCCATACCATCGTTTGCTCTGTTATACTCAATGGACGGGGTATTAGTAGATCCAACCATTACTATCAAAGCTATTGGACATCAATGGTATCTGAG TTATGAGTATTCGGACTATAACAGTTCCAATGAACAGTCACTCACTTTTGACAGTTATACGATTCTAGAAGATGATCCAGAATTGGGTCAATCACGTTTATTAGAAGTTGACAATAGAGTGGTTGTACCAGCCAAAACTCATCTACGTATGATTGTAACACCCGCTGATGTACCTCATAGTTGGGCTGTACCTTCCTCAGGTGTCAAATGTGATGTTGTACCTGGTCGTTCAAATCTTACCTCCATCTCGGTACAACGAGAAGGAGTTTACTATGGTCAGTGCAGTGAGATTCGTGGAACTAATCATGCCTTTACGCCTATCATCGTAGAAGCAGTGACTTTGAAAGATTATGCGGATTGGGTATCCAATCAATTAATCCTCCAAACCAACTAA